TTTTTGCACGGCCCGAGGGGGACCACCTGTCGTTTGAGGCTGCGATAAGTGGAACTGCCTTAGGGATTAGGCTATCGGGATGCGGTCGTGGTTGACTTGGCTGTAGAACAGGCGCTGGATCTCGGCGGCATCGCGTGACTGGCCGAGCGCCCACATGGTCTTGGCCACGAGCGTCTCGGTGGTCATGTCGTCGCCGCGCAGAATGCCCGGATGATCGGCGTAAGCACGGCCGACCTCATAAACGCCCAGATCGAGGCCCTCTTCGGGGACCTGCGTGGTCATAACGACGGTGCGGCCCGAATCGACCCAGCGGAAAATCGCCTCCTGGAATGACTCGCCGGACTCACCAAACTCGGGGATACCGCCAATGCCAAAGGTCTCAAGGATTACAGCGTCGTAGCTATCGGCAAGGGCGTCCAGAATGCCTGGGTTCACGCCGGGCGTAAGCTTGAGTACAAATACGCGCGGGTCGATGCTGTCGTAGAAACGCACCGGGTTTTCGCCCTGATGCGTGCCGTGAAGCCCGTTGCGCACGATGCGGTCATTGCGGATATAGGCGATGGGTGGATAGTTGACGCTAATGAACGCGTTAAAGCTCATGGTGCGCTGTTTGCGGGCGCGCGTGCCGGCAATGGCTACGCCGCCAAACACGATCGAGACATCGTGCGAGTGCTCGTCGAGCGCATAGAGCAGGCTCTGGTACAGATTGAGTTTGGCGTCAGTAAAGGGATTGCCCATGGGCTTTTGCGAGCCGGTGAGTACGATGGGCTTGGGGCTGTCCTGAATCAGATAGGAAAGCGCCGCCGCGGTGTAGCTCATGGTGTCGGTGCCGTGCAGAATCACGAAGCCGTCGTGGTCGGCATAACCCTCGACGATGACGTCGCGGATACGCATCCAGTCACTGGGGCGCATATTGGTGCTGTCGATGTTCATCGGCTGTACCACGTCGAGCTCGCAGAGGCCCGAGATCTCGGGGACGCTCTGGGCGAGCTCCTCACCGGTCAGGGCGGGGGAGAGGCCGTTGCCGTCCTCGGTCGATGCGATGGTGCCGCCCGTGGCGATGAGAAGGATGCGCTTCATGCTGGTATTCCTATCGTATTTGCCGCCGCAGAGGCGGAGTCGTTCGGCAGTATTGTGGCACAGGGCGTCCAATGTTCAAACGTATTACATCATCTGTAACGTTTGGTAACACTTCACTCGCCGTCAAATAGGGCCCAGGTCGTGCGTTTGCCGTGCGCTGATGGCTGCGAGGGACGAGAAACCCCATATAACGTGTACACTATGTAAACTGTTTTCGTTTATTCGCGCGGGTGGGCACCGGCTCCCCGCCAACAAGAGGGGGAAACCATGGATCAAAAGGCTTCCGCAAAGGTCCTCGTACTCGACTTTGGTGCGCAGTACAGTCAGCTCATTGCCCGTCGCGTCCGCGACCTCAACGTGTATTCCGAGATTGTCCCCTGCGACATCTCGGCCGACGAGATTCGCGAGATGAACGCCTCTGCGCTCATCCTTTCTGGCGGCCCGGCTTCTGTGTATGCCGAGGACGCTCCGTCCATCGACCCCGCCATCTTTGACCTGGGCCTTCCCGTCCTGGGCTTTTGCTACGGCCATCAGATCACGGCCGTGACGCTCGGCGGCAAGGTTGGCCACTCCGAGGTGGGCGAGTACGGCCGCGCTACCATCACGCGTACGGCCGGCGCCAAGCTCTTTAACTCCACGCCTATGGAGCAGACCGTGTGGATGAGCCACCGCGACGCCGTGTCCGAGGTGCCCGAGGGCTTTACCGTTACCGCCAGCACCGACGTGTGCCCGGTTGCCGCTATGGAGTGCGTCGAGCGCAAGATTTTCACCACGCAGTTCCACCCCGAGGTCAAGCACTCCGAGTATGGCCAGCAGCTGCTGAGCAACTTCCTGTTTGAGATCTGCGGCCTGGAGCCCAACTGGAGCATGGACAACC
The DNA window shown above is from Collinsella aerofaciens and carries:
- a CDS encoding asparaginase, giving the protein MKRILLIATGGTIASTEDGNGLSPALTGEELAQSVPEISGLCELDVVQPMNIDSTNMRPSDWMRIRDVIVEGYADHDGFVILHGTDTMSYTAAALSYLIQDSPKPIVLTGSQKPMGNPFTDAKLNLYQSLLYALDEHSHDVSIVFGGVAIAGTRARKQRTMSFNAFISVNYPPIAYIRNDRIVRNGLHGTHQGENPVRFYDSIDPRVFVLKLTPGVNPGILDALADSYDAVILETFGIGGIPEFGESGESFQEAIFRWVDSGRTVVMTTQVPEEGLDLGVYEVGRAYADHPGILRGDDMTTETLVAKTMWALGQSRDAAEIQRLFYSQVNHDRIPIA